A stretch of Lathyrus oleraceus cultivar Zhongwan6 chromosome 6, CAAS_Psat_ZW6_1.0, whole genome shotgun sequence DNA encodes these proteins:
- the LOC127093986 gene encoding uncharacterized protein LOC127093986 — protein sequence MIREKMEVSQSRQKSYLDKRRKALEFEVDDHVFLRVTLVTGVGRTLKSCKLTPCFIGPYQISEKVGDMAYWITLPLSLANLHDVFHVSQLRRYIADPSHVIQLDDVEVIDNLTVETLPMQIEDREVKQLRGKEIALVKVV from the coding sequence ATGATCAGAGAGAAGATGGAGgtttctcagagtcgtcagaagagttacCTTGACAAGAGAAGGAAAGCGCTTGAGTTTGAGGTAGATGATCATGTGTTTTTAAGAGTTACTCTGGTAACGGGTGTTGGTAGAACATTGAAGTCGTGTAAGTTGACGCCGTGTTTTATTGGTCCGTATCAGATTTCCGAGAAAGTAGGTGACATGGCTTATTGGATTACGTTGCCGCTGTCACTTGCTAATCTCCATGATGTGTTTCAcgtgtctcaattgaggagatACATTGCGGATCCTTCACATGTTATCCAATTAGATGATGTTGAGGTTATCGATAATTTGACCGTGGAGACATTACCTATGCAGATAGAAGATAGAGAGGTGAAACAACTTCGTGGTAAAGAGATCGCTTTGGTGAAAGTCGTTTGA
- the LOC127093091 gene encoding imidazoleglycerol-phosphate dehydratase, chloroplastic, giving the protein MELYAASHSLPNYPSSFLFKPKITTFHTTLFPTKFAPFKASFFSPNHLTLTTPMNPPTTSLSSAAFVEHNNGSTSTSLPFHPETRVGEVKRVTKETNVSVKINLDGSGVADSSTGIPFLDHMLDQLASHGLFDVHVKATGDVHIDDHHTNEDVALAIGTALLQALGDRKGINRFGDFSAPLDEALIHVSLDLSGRPHLSYNLDIPTQRVGTYDTQLVEHFFQSIVNTSGMTLHIRQLAGRNSHHIIEATFKAFARALRQATEYDPRRRGSVPSSKGVLSRS; this is encoded by the exons ATGGAGTTGTATGCAGCATCTCATTCCCTTCCAAACTACCCTTCCTCTTTCCTCTTCAAACCTAAGATCACCACTTTCCACACAACCCTTTTCCCAACAAAATTCGCACCTTTCAAAGCTTCATTCTTTTCACCAAATCACCTCACTCTCACTACCCCTATGAATCCTCCCACAACATCTCTTTCCTCTGCTGCTTTTGTGGAACACAACAACGGTTCAACCTCAACTTCTTTGCCTTTTCACCCAG AGACTAGAGTTGGAGAGGTGAAAAGGGTCACTAAGGAGACTAATGTATCTGTCAAAATTAACTTGGATGGTTCTGGTGTGGCTGATTCTAGTACTGGAATTCCCTTCCTTGATCATATGCTAGAT CAACTTGCTTCACATGGGCTATTTGATGTACACGTGAAGGCTACGGGGGATGTACACATCGATGATCATCACACAAATGAAGACGTGGCTCTTGCTATTGGAACG GCTTTGCTGCAGGCCCTTGGTGATAGGAAGGGTATTAACCGGTTCGGTGACTTCTCTGCTCCTCTTGATGAAGCATTGATACACGTCTCACTG GATTTGTCGGGTCGACCACATCTGAGTTATAATTTGGACATTCCCACTCAGAGGGTTGGGACATATGACACGCAG TTGGTGGAGCATTTTTTCCAGTCTATAGTGAATACTTCTGGTATGACACTTCACATTCGCCAG CTTGCTGGAAGAAACTCTCATCATATTATTGAAGCAACTTTCAAAGCGTTTGCAAGGGCTCTTCGACAAGCAACAGAATATGACCCACGTCGCCGTGGATCTGTGCCAAG TTCCAAAGGGGTGCTGTCACGCTCTTAA
- the LOC127093297 gene encoding GTP-binding protein ERG produces the protein MKALRILTATTLSTSSPKPNPTSIFRVFFSAEPLPPESDSHLSEQSDSTFDSSHYETLIPDDHKPKHTWDKKFRNRADKLVFGDETKGKVKFKEEEDERRRRILAKALLEAALNNEKEDEEEEEEDESLGVVKDEDQKSLSVGIIGAPNAGKSALTNYMVGTKVAAVSRKTNTTTHEVVGVLTKGDTQICFFDTPGLMLNCGGFPYRDVKARVESAWSSVNLYEVLIVMFDVHRHLTRPDSRVVKLIKRMGERSIPNQKRVLCMNKIDLVEKKKDLLKVAEEFKDLPGFERHFMISGMKGAGVKDLTQFLMEQALERPWEEDPFTMTEEVMKMISLEVVRERLLDHVHQEIPYDIEHRLVDWKELRDGSIRIEQHFVTNKLSQRKILIGKNGSKIGRIGIEANEELRTIFKKQVHLILQVRLK, from the exons ATGAAAGCCTTAAGAATCCTAACAGCAACCACTCTCTCCACTTCATCTCCCAAACCCAACCCCACTTCAATCTTCCGCGTTTTCTTCTCCGCAGAACCACTCCCTCCTGAATCCGATTCTCATCTTTCCGAACAATCAGACTCAACCTTCGACAGTTCCCACTACGAAACCCTAATCCCCGACGACCACAAGCCCAAGCACACGTGGGACAAGAAATTCAGAAACCGGGCCGATAAATTGGTGTTCGGCGACGAGACAAAGGGGAAAGTTAAGTTTAAGGAGGAAGAGGATGAGAGAAGAAGAAGGATTCTTGCTAAGGCTTTGTTAGAGGCTGCACTGAATAATGAGAAAGAGGatgaagaggaagaggaagaagaTGAGAGTTTGGGTGTGGTGAAGGATGAGGATCAGAAGTCTTTGTCTGTTGGGATCATTGGTGCTCCTAATGCTGGCAAATCTGCACTCACTAATTATATG GTTGGAACAAAGGTGGCGGCTGTTTCACGCAAGACAAACACAACGACTCATGAAGTTGTGGGAGTGTTGACAAAAGGAGACACCCAAATT TGTTTTTTTGATACACCAGGGCTCATGCTAAATTGTGGTGGATTCCCTTATAGGGATGTCAAGGCTCGTGTGGAAAGTGCTTGGAGTTCAGTCAATCTCTATGAAGTGCTCATAGTCATGTTTGATGTTCATAGACATCTTACCAG GCCTGATTCAAGAGTTGTAAAACTAATTAAGCGCATGGGAGAGCGGTCCATTCCAAATCAAAAGCGAGTTTTGTGTATGAATAAGATTGATTTAGTAGAGAAAAAGAAAGACTTATTGAAGGTTGCTGAAGAATTCAAAGATCTTCCTGGATTCGAAAG GCATTTCATGATATCGGGAATGAAGGGGGCTGGAGTAAAAGATTTGACTCAGTTCTTGATGGAGCAGGCAT TAGAACGACCCTGGGAAGAGGATCCGTTTACCATGACCGAGGAAGTTATGAAAATGATATCATTAGAGGTTGTGCGTGAAAGGTTGTTGGACCATGTACATCAG GAAATTCCATATGATATTGAACATAGGTTGGTTGATTGGAAAGAGTTGCGAGATGGTTCTATTAGGATTGAGCAACACTTTGTTACTAACAAATTAAGCCAACGCAAGATTCTCATAGGGAAGAATGGCTCAAAAATTGG GAGAATAGGAATAGAAGCCAACGAAGAGCTAAGGACAATTTTCAAAAAGCAAGTGCATCTAATTCTTCAGGTTAGGCTCAAATAG